A window of the Streptomyces griseochromogenes genome harbors these coding sequences:
- a CDS encoding ABC transporter substrate-binding protein, with amino-acid sequence MRGNSNTIRTNRAVSTLAALLAGALALTACSSSDTKDKKKDDGGTSSGATAPGSTLSLPKLNGASLEVAAVWTGTEQKNFKKVLAEFEKRTGAKVTFVPAQDPIINFLGSKIAGGQPPDIALLPQPGAIKQAVDKKWAKPLGPDALKELRKNYSQGWQDIGKVGGKQYGVYYKAANKSLIWYNAKAFENANAKAPKSWQELLKAAQDVYDSGVTPFSVGGADGWTLTDWFENVYLSQAGPEKYDQLAQHKIKWTDPSVKQALTTLAQIWGRKDYVAGGADGALQTEFPASVTQTFTGGAQPKAAMVYEGDFAQVNIGDTKAKVGTDAKVFPFPAVGPAAPVVSGGDAAVILKDSKAAQALATFLASPDAATIQAKLGGYLSPNKNVPVSAYPNAVQQTIAKALIASGDAFRFDMSDQAPQAFGGTPGKGEWKDLQDFLKNPKDVAGTQAQLEKDAAAAYGNGS; translated from the coding sequence CACGATCCGGACAAACAGGGCCGTCTCCACACTCGCCGCGCTGCTCGCGGGAGCCCTCGCGCTCACCGCCTGCTCCAGCAGCGACACCAAGGACAAGAAGAAGGACGACGGCGGCACGAGCAGCGGGGCCACCGCCCCGGGCTCCACGCTCAGCCTGCCGAAGCTGAACGGCGCGAGCCTGGAGGTCGCCGCCGTCTGGACCGGCACCGAGCAGAAGAACTTCAAGAAGGTCCTCGCGGAGTTCGAGAAGCGCACCGGTGCGAAGGTGACGTTCGTGCCCGCCCAGGACCCGATCATCAACTTCCTCGGCTCGAAGATCGCGGGCGGTCAGCCGCCGGACATCGCGCTGCTGCCGCAGCCCGGGGCGATCAAGCAGGCCGTGGACAAGAAGTGGGCCAAGCCGCTCGGCCCGGACGCGCTCAAGGAGCTGCGGAAGAACTACTCGCAGGGCTGGCAGGACATCGGCAAGGTCGGCGGCAAGCAGTACGGCGTCTACTACAAGGCCGCCAACAAGTCGCTGATCTGGTACAACGCCAAGGCGTTCGAGAACGCGAACGCCAAAGCGCCCAAGAGCTGGCAGGAGCTGCTGAAGGCGGCGCAGGACGTGTACGACTCCGGCGTCACTCCGTTCTCGGTCGGCGGCGCCGACGGCTGGACGCTGACGGACTGGTTCGAGAACGTCTATCTGTCCCAGGCCGGCCCGGAGAAGTACGACCAGCTCGCCCAGCACAAGATCAAGTGGACCGATCCGTCGGTGAAGCAGGCCCTGACCACGCTGGCCCAGATCTGGGGCAGGAAGGACTATGTGGCGGGCGGCGCGGACGGCGCCCTGCAGACCGAGTTCCCGGCCTCGGTCACCCAGACCTTCACCGGCGGTGCCCAGCCGAAGGCGGCGATGGTCTACGAGGGCGACTTCGCGCAGGTCAACATCGGCGACACCAAGGCGAAGGTGGGCACGGACGCGAAGGTGTTCCCGTTCCCGGCGGTGGGTCCGGCCGCGCCGGTGGTCTCCGGCGGTGACGCGGCCGTGATCCTGAAGGACTCCAAGGCCGCGCAGGCGCTGGCGACGTTCCTGGCCTCCCCGGACGCGGCGACCATCCAGGCCAAGCTCGGCGGCTATCTCTCGCCGAACAAGAACGTGCCGGTCTCGGCCTACCCGAACGCGGTCCAGCAGACCATCGCCAAGGCGCTGATCGCGTCCGGCGACGCCTTCCGCTTCGACATGTCCGACCAGGCCCCGCAGGCCTTCGGCGGCACCCCCGGCAAGGGCGAGTGGAAAGACCTGCAGGACTTCCTGAAGAACCCGAAGGACGTGGCGGGCACCCAGGCACAGCTGGAGAAGGACGCGGCGGCGGCCTACGGGAACGGGAGCTGA
- a CDS encoding carbohydrate ABC transporter permease: MASAAAAGAPPGPAAPKSRKSVTGTRKAVAVLFLLPALVLLGALVVYPIGYSVVRSFYNASGDGFAGFDNYKALFTDDGIRTALKNNIIWVVFAPTVSTALGLIFAVLTERVRWGTAFKLVVFMPMAISMLAAGIIFRLVYDQDPNKGVANAVWVGVHDTFAQSSAFPKAHPGRNSPLKPDGGGFITTSTVHTGRAVTLPLVGVAPDQMPDSAKKAVAAEPEPGKITGTTWQDFTRGKGVGRLGAPDPSELGYAGMRIEAVDTAGQVVASAKAASDGTFTLPAKADGTRLRLPASNFKEPYNGVDWLGPALVTPAIIGSYVWMWAGFAMVLIAAGLAGVPRELLEAARVDGAGEWQVFRRITVPLLAPVLAVVTVTLMINVLKVFDLVYIIAPGSSQDDANVLALELYRKGFSEGRPGIASAIAVFLLLLVIPVMLFNIRRLRREVRR, from the coding sequence ATGGCATCGGCAGCGGCGGCCGGGGCCCCACCGGGCCCCGCCGCGCCGAAGAGCCGCAAGAGCGTGACCGGCACCCGCAAGGCCGTGGCAGTCCTCTTCCTGCTGCCGGCCCTGGTGCTGCTCGGCGCGCTCGTGGTCTACCCGATCGGGTACTCGGTCGTCCGCAGCTTCTACAACGCCTCCGGCGACGGCTTCGCCGGCTTCGACAACTACAAGGCGCTGTTCACCGACGACGGCATCCGGACCGCGCTGAAGAACAACATCATCTGGGTGGTGTTCGCACCCACGGTCTCCACCGCGCTCGGCCTGATCTTCGCGGTGCTGACCGAACGGGTGCGCTGGGGCACCGCGTTCAAGCTGGTCGTCTTCATGCCGATGGCGATCTCGATGCTGGCCGCCGGGATCATCTTCCGGCTGGTGTACGACCAGGACCCGAACAAGGGCGTCGCCAACGCGGTGTGGGTGGGCGTGCACGACACCTTCGCGCAGTCGTCGGCGTTCCCGAAGGCGCACCCGGGCCGGAACTCCCCCCTGAAGCCGGACGGGGGCGGTTTCATCACCACGTCCACGGTGCACACCGGCCGGGCCGTCACGCTCCCGCTCGTGGGCGTCGCACCCGACCAGATGCCCGACAGCGCGAAGAAGGCCGTGGCCGCCGAGCCGGAGCCGGGGAAGATCACCGGCACCACCTGGCAGGACTTCACCCGCGGCAAGGGCGTCGGCAGGCTCGGCGCGCCCGACCCGTCCGAGCTGGGCTACGCCGGGATGCGGATCGAGGCGGTCGACACGGCCGGCCAGGTGGTGGCTTCGGCGAAGGCGGCCTCCGACGGCACTTTCACCCTGCCCGCCAAGGCGGACGGCACCCGGCTGCGGCTTCCCGCGAGCAACTTCAAGGAGCCGTACAACGGCGTCGACTGGCTCGGCCCGGCGCTGGTCACCCCGGCCATCATCGGGTCGTACGTATGGATGTGGGCGGGCTTCGCGATGGTGCTGATCGCGGCCGGACTCGCGGGCGTGCCCCGGGAACTGCTGGAGGCGGCACGGGTCGACGGCGCCGGCGAGTGGCAGGTGTTCCGCCGGATCACCGTGCCGCTGCTCGCACCGGTCCTCGCGGTCGTCACCGTCACGCTGATGATCAATGTGCTGAAGGTGTTCGACCTCGTCTACATCATCGCGCCGGGCTCCTCCCAGGACGACGCGAACGTGCTGGCCCTGGAGCTGTACCGCAAGGGCTTCTCGGAGGGCCGGCCGGGCATCGCGAGCGCCATCGCGGTGTTCCTGCTGCTGCTCGTGATCCCCGTGATGCTGTTCAACATTCGCAGGCTGCGGCGGGAGGTGCGGCGATGA
- a CDS encoding bifunctional glycosyltransferase family 2 protein/CDP-glycerol:glycerophosphate glycerophosphotransferase, translating to MPRFSIIVPSHGVAGRLSQALDSVLGQSFGDLELIPVCDAPDAPAAAVAAAYAERDCRVTPVDSPPSAGLSGARNAGMRAATGAYVLFLDGDDLLMPGALAALDARLTETADVDVLYAEHERAPWWEGEPTNPAAPLLAQAPKGAFAPDRFPELTGVQLPAWGAAYLRAFLTEHGLVFPDSHFTDLGWGGLTTLAAGRIAVLRQVVVRHRLRRQGSRLNLPGPHQHALLDQVELVLARAAADKLPAERTRALFDQLFAYVLKTASRPERLSSGHRAFFRRAGRLYRAHRPVGHRAPGGSLGVQHRLLASGAYTAFRALRGANQRAAKSVEGLPRPRLLRTRLRYALDLRRPLDPGLAVFSAYWGRGYACNPAAIHAKARELAPHIRPVFLVEADQAPAMPKDVEYAVIGSRRYWEVLARATYLINNANFAEGVVKRRGSVHLQTQHGTPLKTMGVDQSTYPVVAAQTGSYTKLLARVDRWDFNLSSNRHSTQMWERAFPGSYEHLEYGYPRNDVYYTASAEDVVRVRRELGVPDGATAVLYAPTHRDHHTGFEAGLDLEAFCAAAGDDVVVLLRAHYFYDRGRAARGRGRVIDVTAHRSSEDVCLAADALVTDYSSIMFDYANLDRPIVVYADDWDVYQETRGVYFDLMTEPPGPVVRTPEELARVFRDGSYAGPEAKALRAAFRKRFCQFDDGRAAERVVRRVLLGEPPEAIPPVIPLAERIPAPAAATLARS from the coding sequence ATGCCCCGCTTCAGCATCATCGTCCCGTCCCACGGGGTCGCTGGTCGGCTGTCCCAGGCGCTGGACTCGGTCCTCGGCCAGTCCTTCGGCGATCTGGAGCTGATCCCGGTCTGCGACGCTCCCGACGCCCCGGCGGCCGCGGTGGCCGCCGCATACGCCGAGCGGGACTGCCGGGTGACCCCGGTCGACTCACCGCCGTCCGCCGGTCTGAGCGGGGCGCGCAACGCCGGGATGCGGGCGGCGACCGGTGCGTATGTGCTGTTCCTCGACGGTGACGACCTGCTCATGCCGGGCGCGCTGGCGGCGCTGGACGCGCGGCTGACCGAGACCGCCGACGTCGACGTGCTCTACGCCGAGCACGAGCGGGCCCCCTGGTGGGAGGGCGAGCCGACCAACCCGGCCGCCCCGCTGCTGGCACAGGCGCCGAAGGGCGCCTTCGCCCCGGACCGGTTCCCCGAGCTGACCGGTGTGCAGCTCCCGGCGTGGGGCGCCGCCTACCTCCGGGCGTTCCTCACCGAGCACGGCCTCGTCTTCCCGGACAGCCACTTCACCGACCTCGGCTGGGGCGGGCTGACCACGCTCGCCGCCGGGCGGATCGCGGTGCTGCGCCAGGTCGTCGTACGGCACCGGCTGCGCCGGCAGGGCAGCAGGCTCAACCTGCCCGGGCCGCACCAGCACGCCCTGCTGGACCAGGTGGAGCTGGTGCTGGCCCGGGCGGCCGCGGATAAGCTGCCCGCCGAGCGGACCCGGGCACTGTTCGACCAGCTGTTCGCGTACGTGCTGAAGACGGCGTCCCGGCCGGAGCGGCTGTCCTCGGGACACCGGGCGTTCTTCCGCCGGGCCGGCCGGCTGTACCGGGCGCACCGGCCCGTGGGCCACCGCGCGCCGGGCGGCAGCCTGGGCGTGCAGCACCGGCTGCTGGCGAGCGGCGCGTACACCGCGTTCCGCGCCTTGCGCGGCGCCAACCAGAGGGCGGCGAAGTCCGTGGAGGGCCTGCCGCGCCCGCGCCTGCTGCGCACCCGGCTGCGCTACGCCCTCGATCTGCGCCGCCCCCTGGATCCGGGCCTGGCTGTGTTCAGCGCCTACTGGGGCCGCGGCTACGCCTGCAACCCGGCCGCCATCCACGCCAAGGCCCGCGAACTCGCCCCGCACATCCGCCCGGTGTTCCTGGTCGAGGCCGACCAGGCGCCTGCGATGCCGAAGGACGTGGAGTACGCGGTGATCGGCTCCCGCCGCTACTGGGAGGTGCTGGCCCGGGCCACGTATCTGATCAACAACGCCAACTTCGCCGAGGGCGTGGTCAAGCGCCGGGGCAGTGTCCATCTGCAGACCCAGCACGGCACCCCGCTGAAGACGATGGGCGTGGACCAGTCGACGTACCCGGTGGTGGCCGCGCAGACCGGCAGCTACACCAAGCTGCTGGCCCGGGTGGACCGCTGGGACTTCAACCTCTCCTCCAACCGCCACTCCACCCAGATGTGGGAGCGCGCCTTCCCCGGCTCGTACGAGCATCTGGAGTACGGCTATCCGCGCAACGACGTCTACTACACGGCGAGCGCCGAGGACGTCGTGCGTGTCCGGCGCGAACTGGGCGTGCCGGACGGTGCGACGGCCGTGCTGTACGCGCCGACCCACCGCGACCACCACACCGGCTTCGAGGCCGGCCTGGACCTGGAGGCGTTCTGCGCGGCGGCCGGCGACGACGTGGTCGTCCTCCTGCGCGCCCACTACTTCTACGACCGGGGGCGGGCCGCCCGGGGCCGAGGCCGCGTCATCGACGTCACCGCCCACCGCTCCTCGGAGGACGTGTGCCTGGCGGCGGACGCGCTGGTCACCGACTACTCCTCCATCATGTTCGACTATGCGAACCTGGACCGGCCCATCGTCGTGTACGCCGACGACTGGGACGTCTACCAGGAGACGCGGGGCGTCTACTTCGACCTGATGACCGAGCCGCCGGGACCGGTCGTGCGCACCCCCGAGGAACTGGCCCGCGTCTTCCGCGACGGCTCGTACGCGGGGCCCGAGGCCAAGGCCCTGCGGGCCGCGTTCCGCAAGCGGTTCTGCCAGTTCGACGACGGGCGGGCCGCCGAGCGCGTCGTACGGCGGGTGCTGCTCGGCGAGCCGCCGGAGGCGATCCCGCCGGTGATCCCGCTCGCGGAGCGCATCCCCGCCCCCGCCGCCGCGACCCTCGCAAGGAGCTGA
- a CDS encoding bifunctional glycosyltransferase/CDP-glycerol:glycerophosphate glycerophosphotransferase, producing the protein MPRFSVIVPAYMVQAYLSECLDSVLSQSYPDLELIAVDDCSPDACGAIVDEYAARDVRVKAVHLPENQGLGRARNAGMAEATGDYLLFLDSDDTLAPGALRAIADRIKETGEPDVLVFDYARTYWNGETARNQFAGHLTQQGPAPFRLKDRPGLLRVLMVAWNKVHRREFVEQQGFRFPTGYYEDTPWTYPVLMAADSISTLDRVCVHYRQRRQGNILGTTSRKHFDVFDQYDRVFAFVDQRPELARWRPLLFRRMVDHFTTIFSKKDRLPPGARAEFLRKARAHYRLYRTPGAPVPLRTRLRHTLVRLGLHRGYRALQLAMTARRRTLKLAVKLARALKAAALQLHYRIQLRLPLRADRAVFSAYWGRGHGCNPGALEAAFRQFAPQVHTAWIARPEHQHTLPPGPDRLRPGTAAYWTALARSKYLVNNVNFDRRLRKRPGQVFVQTQHGTPLKHMGLDLQEHPAAAGDMDFEELLKGVDKWDYVLSANRHTTLTWERVYPGGYTALEYGYPRNDVFQTATANDVARLRALLGIPDGTVAVLYAPTHRDYSRTQRSALDLERVVRRLGPRFVILARAHYWHDGPLARSRAERIIDVSTHPSVESLCLASDALITDYSSLMFDYANLDRPIVVHTADWEAYEAARGTYFDVREFPPGAVARSEDELIDIFATGHWRGSRSAQLRAAFRERFCPYDDGRAAERVVRHVVLGETQGRPAFVPLAERRPAPSAASTLGRSPLATVRQPSGSFPVTESR; encoded by the coding sequence TTGCCCAGGTTCAGTGTCATTGTCCCCGCGTACATGGTCCAGGCGTACCTGTCCGAGTGCCTGGATTCCGTGCTCTCGCAGTCGTACCCCGATCTCGAACTGATCGCCGTGGACGACTGCTCACCGGATGCCTGCGGTGCGATCGTCGACGAGTACGCGGCCCGCGACGTACGCGTGAAGGCCGTACACCTGCCGGAGAACCAGGGTCTCGGCCGCGCCCGCAACGCGGGCATGGCCGAGGCGACGGGCGACTACCTGCTCTTCCTGGACAGCGACGACACCCTCGCGCCGGGCGCCCTGCGCGCGATCGCCGACCGGATCAAGGAGACCGGCGAGCCGGACGTCCTGGTCTTCGACTACGCGCGCACCTACTGGAACGGCGAGACGGCCCGCAACCAGTTCGCCGGCCACCTGACCCAGCAAGGCCCCGCGCCGTTCCGCCTGAAGGACCGCCCGGGGCTGCTGCGGGTGCTGATGGTCGCCTGGAACAAGGTCCACCGGCGGGAGTTCGTCGAGCAGCAGGGCTTCCGGTTCCCGACCGGCTACTACGAGGACACGCCCTGGACCTATCCGGTACTGATGGCCGCCGACTCGATCTCCACCCTCGACCGGGTGTGCGTCCACTACCGGCAGCGCCGACAGGGCAACATCCTCGGCACCACCAGCCGCAAGCACTTCGACGTCTTCGATCAGTACGACCGTGTCTTCGCGTTCGTCGACCAGCGCCCCGAACTGGCGCGGTGGCGCCCGCTGCTGTTCCGCCGCATGGTCGACCACTTCACGACGATCTTCAGCAAGAAGGACCGCCTGCCGCCCGGCGCCCGCGCCGAGTTCCTGCGCAAGGCCCGCGCCCACTACCGCCTCTACCGCACCCCGGGAGCGCCCGTCCCGCTGCGCACCCGGCTGCGGCACACCCTGGTCCGCCTGGGCCTGCACCGCGGCTACCGGGCCCTGCAGCTGGCCATGACCGCGCGCCGCCGCACGCTCAAGCTCGCCGTCAAGCTCGCCCGGGCCCTGAAGGCGGCCGCCCTCCAGCTGCACTACCGCATCCAGCTCCGCCTCCCGCTGCGCGCCGACCGTGCCGTCTTCTCCGCCTACTGGGGGCGCGGCCACGGCTGCAACCCGGGCGCGCTGGAGGCCGCGTTCCGCCAGTTCGCCCCGCAGGTGCACACGGCGTGGATCGCCCGCCCCGAGCACCAGCACACCCTCCCGCCGGGCCCCGACCGGCTGCGGCCGGGCACGGCCGCCTACTGGACGGCGCTGGCCCGCTCCAAGTACCTCGTCAACAACGTCAATTTCGACCGCAGGCTGCGCAAGCGCCCCGGCCAGGTCTTCGTCCAGACCCAGCACGGCACCCCGCTCAAGCACATGGGCCTGGATCTCCAGGAACACCCGGCGGCCGCCGGGGACATGGACTTCGAGGAGCTCCTCAAAGGCGTCGACAAGTGGGACTACGTCCTGTCCGCCAACCGCCACACCACGCTGACCTGGGAACGCGTCTACCCCGGCGGCTACACCGCGCTGGAGTACGGCTACCCGCGCAACGACGTCTTCCAGACGGCCACCGCGAACGACGTGGCCCGGCTGCGCGCCCTGCTCGGCATCCCGGACGGCACGGTCGCGGTCCTGTACGCCCCGACCCACCGCGACTACAGCCGCACCCAGCGCTCCGCGCTCGACCTGGAGCGCGTCGTGCGCCGCCTCGGCCCGCGCTTCGTCATCCTGGCCCGCGCCCACTACTGGCACGACGGCCCGCTGGCCCGCTCCCGCGCCGAGCGGATCATCGACGTCAGCACCCATCCGAGCGTCGAGTCCCTCTGCCTCGCCTCGGACGCGCTGATCACCGACTACTCGTCGCTGATGTTCGACTACGCCAACCTGGACCGCCCGATCGTCGTGCACACCGCGGACTGGGAGGCGTACGAGGCCGCCCGGGGCACCTACTTCGACGTGCGCGAGTTCCCGCCGGGCGCGGTCGCCCGCAGCGAGGACGAGCTGATCGACATCTTCGCCACCGGCCACTGGCGCGGCTCGCGCTCCGCCCAGCTGCGCGCGGCCTTCCGGGAGCGGTTCTGCCCGTACGACGACGGACGCGCCGCCGAGCGCGTCGTACGGCATGTCGTGCTGGGCGAGACGCAGGGGCGGCCGGCGTTCGTCCCGCTCGCCGAGCGCAGGCCGGCGCCGTCGGCCGCCTCCACGCTCGGGCGCTCTCCGCTCGCCACCGTGCGGCAGCCTTCCGGCTCCTTCCCCGTCACCGAGAGCCGCTGA
- a CDS encoding carbohydrate ABC transporter permease — translation MTTAAGSIGKPAPDDMTVKARQSLGSRITEKLGGGLVRVFLILVGLFWLVPTIGLLISSLRAPEDMSASGWWKVFSQPSQLTFDSYQKLLENSDITNSLVNTVLITVPATLLVVVIGSLAGYAFAWMEFPGRDWWFLGVVSLLVVPVQVALIPIAELFGKIGLFGSIFGVVLFHVGFGLPFAVFLLRNFFAEIPRELLEAARLDGAGELRLFVRVVMPLGGPAIASLGIFQFLWVWNDMLVALVFTKSDSQPITVALQTQVRQFGNNIDVLAPGAFISMVIPLVVFFAFQRQFVSGVMAGAVK, via the coding sequence ATGACGACCGCTGCCGGAAGCATCGGGAAGCCGGCACCCGACGACATGACGGTGAAGGCCCGGCAGTCGCTCGGTTCGAGGATCACCGAGAAGCTCGGCGGCGGCCTGGTCCGCGTGTTCCTCATCCTGGTGGGCCTGTTCTGGCTGGTACCGACCATCGGCCTGCTCATCTCCTCACTGCGCGCACCGGAGGACATGAGCGCGAGCGGCTGGTGGAAGGTGTTCTCCCAGCCGTCCCAGCTGACCTTCGACAGCTACCAGAAGCTGCTGGAGAACAGTGACATCACCAACTCCCTGGTCAACACCGTGCTGATCACGGTCCCGGCGACGCTCCTGGTCGTGGTGATCGGCTCGCTGGCCGGCTACGCGTTCGCGTGGATGGAGTTCCCGGGCCGGGACTGGTGGTTCCTCGGCGTGGTCAGTCTGCTGGTGGTGCCGGTGCAGGTGGCGCTGATCCCGATCGCCGAACTGTTCGGCAAGATCGGTCTGTTCGGGAGCATCTTCGGGGTGGTCCTCTTCCACGTGGGCTTCGGTCTGCCGTTCGCGGTGTTCCTGCTGCGGAACTTCTTCGCGGAGATCCCCAGAGAGCTCCTGGAGGCGGCCCGTCTCGACGGCGCCGGTGAACTGCGTCTGTTCGTACGGGTGGTGATGCCGCTCGGCGGGCCCGCGATCGCGAGCCTCGGCATCTTCCAGTTCCTGTGGGTGTGGAACGACATGCTGGTCGCGCTGGTGTTCACCAAGTCCGACTCCCAGCCGATCACGGTCGCCCTGCAGACGCAGGTACGGCAGTTCGGGAACAACATCGACGTGCTGGCACCCGGCGCGTTCATCTCGATGGTGATCCCGCTGGTCGTGTTCTTCGCGTTCCAGCGGCAGTTCGTGTCCGGGGTGATGGCGGGCGCGGTCAAGTAG